One window from the genome of Flavobacterium agricola encodes:
- a CDS encoding serine hydrolase domain-containing protein: MKKILYIFLIISFSATAQSNISKIDSLLTYYNINQKMMGQYAIKLGNSTVLETAYGNKTNPTVKLNNESKFKIGDITKMFTATLILQLVDEKKLKLTDNLNKFYPKIPEAKQITIEMLLRHRSGLPDYVGIENVENTTSQQVLKWIEASDLLFEPGTATKFASTNYFLLGEILQQITQKTYNDNLIARICKPLNLYFTSLQGYAITEPKQPAASYLFRLNHWVETNEKYSPALYAANGIISNAKDLSKFIHGLFSYKLLKKETVDKMIETQNGFGLGITAIPFGDRVFYGHAGRIDANQTVVLYNPGEKLAYTALNNAVATNTNEINISVLAIYFNQPFAFPDFTDLEIPESILKNYIGIYKSDDLPIEIKVFIENGKLFAQAAGQADFPLAAKSETEFQFHPARIKITFKNNEFILNQSDANYLFTKQ; the protein is encoded by the coding sequence ATGAAAAAAATACTTTATATTTTTCTAATAATATCCTTTTCAGCAACTGCACAAAGCAATATTAGTAAAATTGACAGCCTATTAACGTATTACAACATCAATCAGAAAATGATGGGGCAATACGCCATTAAACTTGGCAACAGCACCGTTTTAGAAACGGCTTATGGCAACAAAACCAATCCAACCGTAAAGCTAAACAACGAAAGTAAATTTAAAATTGGTGATATAACTAAAATGTTTACAGCAACCTTAATATTACAATTGGTTGATGAAAAAAAATTAAAACTTACCGACAACTTAAATAAGTTTTACCCGAAAATACCCGAAGCAAAACAAATTACCATAGAAATGTTGTTGCGCCACCGTAGCGGATTACCAGATTATGTGGGCATTGAAAATGTAGAAAATACAACAAGCCAACAAGTTTTAAAATGGATTGAAGCTAGTGATTTATTGTTTGAGCCAGGAACAGCAACCAAGTTTGCCAGCACAAATTATTTTTTATTGGGCGAAATTTTACAGCAAATAACTCAAAAAACATATAACGATAATCTGATTGCGCGCATCTGCAAACCGCTTAATTTATATTTTACATCGCTACAAGGTTATGCAATTACCGAACCTAAACAGCCGGCAGCAAGTTATTTGTTTCGTTTAAACCATTGGGTTGAAACCAACGAAAAATATTCGCCAGCATTATACGCAGCAAACGGCATTATTTCGAACGCAAAAGATCTTAGTAAATTTATTCATGGCTTATTTAGTTACAAACTACTAAAAAAAGAAACGGTTGATAAAATGATTGAAACACAAAACGGATTTGGCTTGGGTATTACAGCAATTCCGTTTGGAGATCGTGTGTTTTATGGCCATGCAGGCAGAATTGATGCAAACCAAACCGTAGTTTTATATAACCCGGGCGAAAAATTAGCTTACACAGCTTTAAACAACGCGGTAGCTACAAATACAAACGAAATTAACATTTCGGTATTAGCCATATATTTTAATCAGCCATTTGCATTCCCAGATTTTACAGATTTAGAAATTCCTGAAAGCATTTTAAAAAATTATATCGGAATTTATAAATCGGATGATTTACCAATAGAAATAAAAGTATTTATTGAAAACGGAAAATTATTTGCACAAGCAGCCGGCCAAGCCGATTTTCCGTTAGCTGCAAAATCAGAAACCGAATTTCAGTTTCATCCAGCACGTATCAAAATAACTTTTAAAAACAACGAATTTATTCTAAATCAATCAGATGCAAATTACTTGTTTACAAAACAGTAA
- the rplM gene encoding 50S ribosomal protein L13 yields the protein MNNLSYKTVSANKATVQKEWIVVDAEGHNLGRLATKVAMLLRGKYKPSYTPHVDCGDNVIVINAEKINLTGNKLNDKTYVRHTGYPGGQRFLTAKVMQQKNPALLVEKAVKGMLPKNRLGAQLFRNLNVYVGAAHKHEAQQPKTVNLNEIK from the coding sequence GTGAACAATTTAAGCTACAAAACTGTATCAGCTAACAAAGCAACTGTTCAAAAAGAATGGATTGTAGTTGATGCTGAAGGTCATAACTTAGGTCGCTTAGCAACAAAAGTAGCAATGCTTTTAAGAGGTAAGTACAAACCAAGTTATACACCACATGTTGACTGTGGAGATAACGTAATCGTTATCAATGCTGAAAAAATCAATTTAACTGGAAACAAATTAAATGACAAAACTTACGTTCGTCATACAGGTTACCCAGGTGGACAAAGATTTTTAACAGCTAAAGTAATGCAACAAAAAAACCCTGCATTATTAGTAGAAAAAGCGGTAAAAGGAATGTTACCTAAAAACAGATTAGGTGCACAATTATTCCGTAATTTAAATGTATACGTTGGTGCTGCTCACAAACATGAAGCGCAACAACCTAAAACTGTAAACTTAAACGAGATTAAGTAA